One stretch of Halapricum desulfuricans DNA includes these proteins:
- a CDS encoding WYL domain-containing protein yields the protein MAKEDIILEAMNNRKVITFDYSGEEEVGYHTREVEPWCYGVHKDTGNKVLRAYQVAGYSESGYPSEMPFWRMDRLDRMRDIQLTDKDIRPNSPQYYNPQDKDMREIIKSLPK from the coding sequence ATGGCAAAAGAGGATATCATTTTGGAAGCGATGAATAATAGAAAGGTCATCACCTTCGATTACAGCGGCGAAGAGGAAGTTGGGTACCATACTCGTGAAGTGGAACCTTGGTGCTATGGGGTTCACAAGGATACTGGGAATAAGGTTCTACGCGCTTACCAAGTTGCAGGATATAGCGAATCGGGTTACCCAAGCGAAATGCCATTCTGGCGTATGGACAGATTGGACCGGATGAGGGACATCCAACTCACAGACAAGGATATTCGACCGAATTCTCCCCAGTACTACAACCCTCAAGACAAGGACATGAGAGAAATAATCAAAAGCCTCCCAAAGTAG
- a CDS encoding tyrosine-type recombinase/integrase: MNLDDYPDQDGKKVWLSQDEVDQLLDATDDAITDVAFRLAVRCGLRSEEVIGVAPNDVVDTDAGMMLRIWNGAKTGEYRETPIPEALANTITTIADVRDESDDEPIVDVSKRTLRRRISAAAEQLEAETGDAGWQYVGMHDLRRTWATQLRSADVDAMVVLDWGGWNDLDTFLDHYRGTHTPEAQRRERGKVDWL; encoded by the coding sequence GTGAATCTTGACGACTACCCCGACCAAGACGGAAAGAAGGTGTGGCTCTCACAGGACGAAGTCGACCAGCTCCTCGACGCGACCGACGACGCGATCACCGACGTCGCGTTTCGGCTGGCCGTCCGTTGTGGACTTCGCAGTGAGGAAGTCATCGGCGTTGCTCCGAACGACGTCGTCGACACTGACGCTGGCATGATGCTCCGGATCTGGAACGGCGCGAAGACCGGCGAGTACCGCGAGACACCGATCCCCGAAGCGCTCGCGAACACGATCACCACGATCGCCGACGTGCGCGACGAGTCCGACGACGAGCCGATCGTCGACGTCTCGAAACGGACCCTCCGCCGACGGATCTCTGCGGCTGCCGAGCAGCTCGAAGCCGAGACCGGCGATGCTGGCTGGCAGTATGTCGGCATGCACGATCTCCGGCGGACCTGGGCCACGCAACTCCGTAGTGCCGACGTCGACGCGATGGTCGTCCTCGACTGGGGCGGCTGGAACGATCTCGATACGTTCCTCGACCACTATCGCGGGACGCACACGCCCGAAGCGCAGCGGCGTGAGCGTGGGAAAGTCGATTGGTTGTGA
- a CDS encoding GNAT family N-acetyltransferase has protein sequence MTTTAPTDTASPTVRQAVRADLLAVFRIEQASFPQPWPYSAFEQFLSSPAFLVAEVDGPDEPGQSGIVGYIVADTVPNHGRPLGHVKDLAVHPDRRGEGVGTLLLGRALAVLDNLDVSSVKLEVRAGNERARSLYERFGFRHLRTVPNYYDDGENALVLVRRGPPEHTVR, from the coding sequence GTGACGACGACGGCACCGACCGACACGGCGAGCCCGACCGTCCGGCAGGCCGTGCGTGCGGACTTGCTCGCGGTCTTTCGGATCGAGCAGGCGTCGTTTCCACAGCCGTGGCCCTACTCGGCGTTCGAGCAGTTCCTCTCCTCGCCGGCGTTTCTCGTCGCGGAGGTCGACGGGCCGGACGAACCCGGTCAGTCGGGGATCGTCGGCTATATCGTCGCCGATACGGTCCCGAATCACGGTCGCCCGCTCGGTCACGTCAAGGATCTGGCGGTCCACCCCGACAGACGCGGGGAAGGGGTCGGCACGCTGTTGCTCGGGCGGGCGCTCGCCGTCCTCGACAATCTCGACGTCAGTTCGGTAAAGCTCGAGGTACGGGCCGGCAACGAACGCGCCCGGTCGCTGTACGAGCGCTTTGGATTCCGACATCTGCGGACGGTTCCCAACTACTACGACGACGGCGAGAACGCGCTCGTGCTCGTCCGGAGAGGGCCACCGGAGCACACCGTTCGTTAG
- a CDS encoding redoxin domain-containing protein, giving the protein MLEAGDPAPDFYLPAADDPGAEYMLSAAADAGPVVVAFVSDETSTARPLLKRLAGVEWAQVVDRLSVFGIGTDQDALARLAEGVPFPVLYDRGGYVTDLYGVDQTSRSDQAVVVADSRCVIRFAWDGADAAELALEAVQSAVAEATE; this is encoded by the coding sequence ATGCTCGAAGCAGGCGATCCGGCCCCGGATTTCTACCTTCCGGCGGCCGACGACCCCGGCGCGGAGTACATGCTCTCGGCCGCCGCCGACGCCGGGCCGGTCGTGGTGGCGTTCGTCTCCGACGAGACGTCGACAGCGCGACCGCTCCTGAAGCGTCTCGCGGGCGTCGAGTGGGCGCAGGTCGTCGATCGGCTCAGCGTCTTCGGGATCGGAACCGACCAGGACGCGCTCGCTCGACTCGCCGAGGGAGTGCCGTTCCCGGTGCTCTACGACCGCGGCGGCTACGTCACCGATCTGTACGGAGTCGATCAAACCAGTCGATCCGACCAGGCGGTCGTCGTCGCGGATTCGCGGTGTGTGATCCGTTTCGCGTGGGACGGAGCCGACGCCGCCGAGCTGGCGCTTGAGGCGGTCCAGTCGGCGGTCGCCGAGGCGACCGAATAG
- a CDS encoding tyrosine-type recombinase/integrase, whose amino-acid sequence MTRRRRDPRQLAPADAVERYLRRRRSDSTEKSVHGWEYRLKLFVEWCDAVGLDEVGQLEGYDLDEYYEVRSADVAPATLEGEMWTLKTFLEFLEDIEAVDEGLSEKVRIPDLDAEDRSNDTKLSTDDAVALIEYYRNDETAYGNRQHVFLELAWFTGARQGGLRALDLRDASLDENPYVEFRHRPSTGTPLKNKRRGQRPVGLPEETADAVKEYIDEYRYDVLDEHGRSPLLASSQGRPTTNTIRVWSYLATIPCLHGPCPHDRDQSACQWTEYAHASKCPSSRSPHQIRTGTITWLLNEGWPPEDVAERVNASVKTIEQHYDKADPEQRRRRLRERMENRRRPLLKNLTLTNE is encoded by the coding sequence ATGACTCGCCGTCGGCGAGACCCCAGACAGCTGGCGCCCGCTGATGCGGTCGAGCGGTACCTCCGACGCCGGCGATCTGACTCAACGGAGAAGAGTGTCCACGGCTGGGAGTATCGGCTGAAGCTTTTCGTTGAGTGGTGCGATGCAGTCGGTCTCGATGAGGTCGGACAGCTCGAGGGCTACGATCTCGACGAGTATTACGAGGTGCGAAGTGCCGATGTCGCGCCAGCCACGTTGGAGGGCGAAATGTGGACGCTCAAGACGTTTCTGGAGTTTCTTGAGGATATCGAGGCCGTCGATGAGGGGCTTTCAGAGAAAGTGCGCATACCCGATCTGGACGCAGAAGACCGCTCCAATGACACCAAACTCTCGACTGATGACGCAGTCGCGCTGATTGAGTACTATCGGAACGACGAGACGGCCTATGGAAATCGCCAGCACGTGTTTTTGGAGTTAGCTTGGTTCACGGGAGCTCGTCAGGGTGGTCTTCGAGCTCTCGATCTTCGTGACGCCTCGCTCGACGAGAATCCGTATGTCGAGTTCCGTCATCGACCGAGTACTGGCACACCACTCAAGAACAAGCGTCGTGGCCAGCGCCCGGTCGGATTACCTGAAGAGACTGCCGACGCTGTGAAGGAGTATATCGACGAGTACCGCTACGACGTCTTGGATGAACACGGCCGTTCGCCGTTACTCGCGAGCTCGCAGGGACGGCCCACTACGAACACAATCAGGGTCTGGTCCTACCTCGCGACTATTCCGTGTCTTCACGGCCCCTGCCCTCACGATCGGGATCAGTCCGCTTGCCAGTGGACGGAGTACGCTCATGCCAGCAAGTGCCCGTCAAGTCGATCACCACATCAGATCAGGACGGGGACGATCACCTGGCTCTTGAATGAGGGCTGGCCGCCGGAAGATGTCGCTGAACGCGTCAATGCGAGCGTGAAGACGATCGAGCAACACTACGACAAAGCAGACCCTGAGCAACGCCGTCGTCGACTCCGCGAGCGGATGGAGAACCGCCGTCGACCGCTGCTCAAGAACCTCACCTTAACCAATGAGTGA
- a CDS encoding sigma factor-like helix-turn-helix DNA-binding protein, with product MSAATQTTLADHEPDLSKLSPAERDAYEAVYERGMSGREYARQTDRSWGTVSNLLMRARSKLDVFQDGGRDG from the coding sequence ATGAGCGCTGCCACGCAGACCACTCTCGCCGATCACGAGCCCGACCTTTCGAAGCTCTCGCCGGCCGAACGCGACGCCTACGAGGCTGTCTACGAGCGGGGGATGAGCGGCCGCGAGTACGCTCGCCAGACCGATCGCTCCTGGGGGACCGTCAGCAACCTGCTGATGCGAGCCCGCTCGAAACTCGACGTCTTCCAGGACGGTGGTCGCGATGGGTGA
- a CDS encoding sugar phosphate isomerase/epimerase family protein → MGLELGFVTQTTMHYTDALPAATAMEADYVELLLDGHHERSTLDADAVAETATEHGLDLLVHLPFGFDVGSPYEHVREGAIRELSAALETAAAFDARKAVVHASSDAWSPAWEAESVQGTIVDALAELEVVAGEYGIELCVENVPGEWFGLAEFPRLFEATDVSMTFDTGHAYVEGYDAAEQAAFVADHADRISHVHVNDVRTRTDDHVPVGSGVLDFGRIVRPLETATLSAEVFTPSYEYVATSLNNLRRQVEALDSP, encoded by the coding sequence ATGGGACTCGAACTCGGCTTCGTCACACAGACGACGATGCACTACACCGACGCGCTCCCGGCCGCGACGGCGATGGAGGCCGACTACGTCGAACTCCTGCTCGATGGCCACCACGAACGGTCGACGCTCGATGCGGATGCCGTCGCCGAGACCGCAACGGAACACGGACTCGACCTGCTCGTCCACCTCCCGTTCGGCTTCGACGTCGGCTCGCCGTACGAACACGTCCGCGAGGGGGCGATCCGCGAGCTCTCGGCCGCCCTGGAGACGGCGGCCGCATTCGACGCACGGAAAGCGGTCGTCCACGCGAGCAGCGACGCCTGGAGCCCGGCCTGGGAGGCCGAGTCCGTCCAGGGCACAATCGTCGACGCGCTCGCGGAACTGGAGGTCGTGGCCGGAGAGTACGGGATCGAACTCTGCGTCGAGAACGTCCCCGGCGAGTGGTTCGGCCTCGCGGAGTTTCCTCGACTGTTCGAGGCGACCGACGTCTCGATGACCTTCGATACGGGCCACGCGTACGTCGAGGGCTACGACGCGGCCGAGCAGGCGGCGTTCGTCGCCGACCACGCCGACCGGATCAGCCACGTCCACGTCAACGACGTGCGCACCCGGACCGACGATCACGTCCCGGTCGGCTCGGGCGTGCTCGATTTCGGCCGGATCGTCCGACCGCTGGAGACGGCAACGCTCTCGGCGGAGGTGTTCACTCCGTCCTACGAGTACGTCGCCACGAGCCTGAACAACCTCCGCCGGCAGGTTGAGGCGCTCGACAGTCCGTAG
- a CDS encoding ArsR family transcriptional regulator: MRKSGEWMTIWDDRILETISNDPDNIGRVKDLSEKENIRISRSSVSRRCSKLADHGLLRRVGDGVYLLTERGQGYLDGEISTYEDEPDEVRDSDTDAINGPNGIEEPGNAG; encoded by the coding sequence ATGAGAAAATCTGGTGAGTGGATGACGATTTGGGATGATCGCATACTCGAAACTATCTCAAATGATCCTGATAACATCGGGCGAGTCAAGGACTTGAGTGAAAAAGAGAACATCCGGATCTCTCGATCTAGTGTATCCCGTCGCTGCTCGAAACTGGCAGACCACGGGCTTCTCCGGCGGGTTGGCGATGGCGTCTATCTACTCACTGAACGTGGTCAGGGGTATCTCGATGGGGAGATCAGCACCTACGAGGACGAACCGGACGAGGTACGCGACTCAGACACCGACGCAATAAACGGCCCGAACGGGATCGAAGAACCAGGGAACGCGGGGTGA
- a CDS encoding ATP-binding protein, producing the protein MNEAVGAKTNWGKSYAAQYLAEQNIDEFEGLVILDYKDEFTGLVEEYDDVRRLTIPSGAQNISPEKWAEKVDENPKVQLARTTATTEEFREVAGNVAEALSLWEKTAFVVIDEAHKVAPQSQAPDPLVTLATTWHGDGYGVLWITQRWAEIETTIVAECEASMLGGFRDPNDLGRIEAVEYPPEVHQSISTRVDRAVPEELLVDGEPLTLRRFEDDEGHTIGSEWVYADDTTLRRVDSREWELQSTHYGSDRKRINQPFDDG; encoded by the coding sequence ATGAATGAGGCAGTCGGAGCGAAAACCAACTGGGGAAAGTCCTACGCGGCGCAGTACCTCGCCGAGCAGAACATCGACGAGTTCGAGGGTCTGGTGATCCTGGACTACAAGGACGAATTCACCGGGCTCGTCGAGGAGTATGACGACGTCCGCCGGCTAACGATCCCCTCCGGTGCACAGAACATCTCGCCTGAGAAGTGGGCTGAGAAGGTTGACGAGAATCCGAAGGTCCAGCTCGCCCGAACGACGGCGACGACCGAGGAGTTCCGCGAGGTCGCGGGCAACGTTGCTGAAGCGCTGTCCCTGTGGGAGAAGACGGCGTTCGTCGTGATCGACGAGGCTCACAAGGTCGCGCCCCAGTCACAAGCGCCGGATCCGCTGGTGACGCTCGCGACGACCTGGCACGGCGACGGCTATGGTGTGCTCTGGATCACCCAGCGGTGGGCGGAGATCGAGACGACGATCGTCGCCGAGTGCGAGGCGTCGATGCTCGGCGGTTTCCGTGATCCCAACGACTTGGGCCGGATCGAGGCCGTCGAGTACCCGCCGGAGGTTCACCAGTCAATCTCGACGCGCGTCGACCGCGCTGTTCCCGAGGAGCTGCTCGTCGACGGCGAACCGCTGACACTCCGCCGGTTCGAAGATGACGAGGGCCATACGATCGGCTCTGAATGGGTCTACGCCGACGACACAACGCTGCGGCGGGTTGACTCGCGCGAGTGGGAGCTGCAGTCGACGCATTACGGATCGGACCGCAAACGCATCAACCAGCCTTTCGACGATGGCTAA
- a CDS encoding SWIM zinc finger family protein → MSLRSPSWQPIDDVADQIGGPSTLSMPEDWTLSAAWQRAQTATDLGGPINQAERLVALSDGEGPHRVTFALEGDTVVAECDCAGYQYHDGWCAHVASLWWRWSIGEIVVSHLDTGREYEQPPAWLELDGRTDYDALTAAELDAYLACERADVGVREYARETDRAPGTIGTLLGRAREKMGVER, encoded by the coding sequence TTGAGTCTTCGCAGCCCCAGCTGGCAGCCGATCGACGACGTCGCCGATCAGATCGGCGGCCCATCGACGCTGTCCATGCCCGAGGACTGGACGCTCTCGGCGGCCTGGCAGCGCGCGCAGACGGCGACCGACCTGGGCGGCCCGATCAATCAGGCTGAGCGTCTCGTCGCGCTGAGCGACGGCGAGGGCCCCCACAGGGTGACGTTCGCACTGGAAGGGGACACCGTCGTCGCCGAGTGCGACTGTGCCGGCTATCAGTACCACGACGGCTGGTGTGCTCATGTCGCGAGCCTTTGGTGGCGGTGGTCGATCGGCGAGATCGTCGTCAGCCATCTCGATACGGGCCGCGAGTACGAACAGCCACCCGCCTGGCTCGAGCTGGACGGTCGCACCGACTACGACGCGCTGACCGCCGCCGAACTCGACGCCTATCTTGCCTGTGAGCGCGCCGATGTCGGCGTTCGTGAGTACGCTCGTGAGACCGATCGCGCCCCCGGCACGATCGGGACCCTGCTGGGACGCGCTCGCGAGAAGATGGGGGTCGAGCGATGA
- a CDS encoding diphthine--ammonia ligase translates to MSDGAWVSLFSGGKDSAWALYRALQAGRPVERLVTVHPAGDSYMYHVPATELAELAAESIGLELLAVEPDDFAAEGAVDAGQQGDTELRPLEAALGGLDERIDGGIAGVTAGAVESEYQTSRIRAMCDRLGAELFAPLWQEDPVELAESMLEANFEIRIIQVAAYGLDESWLGRRLDADALAQLRALNDEYGVHVLGEGGEFETLVTDGPHMDRRIELDYETEWDGTRGTIRVDDARLA, encoded by the coding sequence ATGTCCGACGGCGCGTGGGTGAGTCTCTTCTCGGGCGGGAAAGACTCCGCGTGGGCGCTGTATCGCGCCCTGCAGGCGGGCCGCCCTGTCGAGCGGCTGGTAACCGTCCATCCGGCGGGGGATTCGTACATGTACCACGTTCCGGCCACGGAACTGGCCGAACTGGCCGCCGAGAGTATCGGTCTCGAGTTGCTGGCTGTCGAGCCCGACGACTTCGCGGCCGAAGGGGCCGTCGACGCCGGCCAGCAGGGCGATACCGAACTCCGGCCGCTTGAAGCGGCACTCGGTGGGCTGGACGAGCGCATCGACGGTGGCATCGCCGGCGTCACTGCAGGCGCCGTCGAGAGCGAGTACCAGACCAGCCGGATCCGGGCGATGTGCGACCGCCTTGGGGCCGAGCTGTTCGCGCCGCTCTGGCAGGAAGATCCGGTCGAACTGGCGGAATCCATGCTGGAGGCGAACTTCGAGATCCGGATCATCCAGGTCGCGGCCTACGGGCTGGACGAATCGTGGCTCGGCCGTCGACTGGACGCTGACGCGCTGGCGCAACTGCGCGCACTCAACGACGAGTACGGCGTGCACGTCCTCGGCGAGGGCGGGGAGTTCGAGACGCTCGTGACCGACGGCCCGCACATGGATCGCCGGATCGAACTCGACTACGAGACCGAATGGGACGGAACGCGCGGAACGATCCGAGTCGACGACGCCCGGCTGGCTTGA
- a CDS encoding GNAT family N-acetyltransferase — protein MPGPVFLRGEDVTLHPQGEDDVQFLQRLINHPDVWPSLTSVEPLTEAEEREWIEDTDGDSVDLLVCADGERVGTMGLNRFNETWGVAELGYMIDPEAQGNGYATDAARRLVRYGFEDRRLHKVAARVFETNPASQRVLEKVGFQREGVMREQAYVRGERLDVLRYGLLAEEFEA, from the coding sequence ATGCCCGGTCCCGTGTTCCTCCGCGGCGAGGACGTGACGCTACATCCGCAGGGCGAAGACGACGTCCAGTTCCTCCAGCGACTCATCAACCATCCCGACGTCTGGCCGTCGCTGACGAGCGTCGAGCCGCTGACCGAAGCCGAAGAGCGCGAGTGGATCGAAGACACCGACGGCGACAGCGTGGACCTGCTCGTCTGTGCCGACGGCGAACGCGTCGGAACGATGGGGCTCAATCGCTTCAACGAGACGTGGGGCGTAGCAGAACTGGGCTATATGATCGATCCCGAGGCCCAGGGCAACGGCTACGCCACCGACGCGGCCCGCCGGCTGGTCCGCTACGGGTTCGAGGACCGCCGCCTGCACAAGGTCGCTGCGAGGGTCTTCGAGACCAACCCCGCCTCACAGCGCGTCCTCGAAAAGGTCGGGTTCCAGCGGGAGGGCGTCATGCGCGAGCAGGCGTACGTGCGCGGCGAGCGCCTCGACGTGCTCCGGTACGGGCTGCTGGCCGAGGAATTCGAGGCGTGA
- a CDS encoding histidine kinase N-terminal 7TM domain-containing protein, which translates to MTALSSLVYIVAFAFTSLACFASILRAREIEDRDTRIGMIGLLAGSGAWAGSHTAVLLVPGFQLKNVAYLIGLVFGFSTVWAWLYFASAYTGRTYHRDPTFRRAGIATYLAVVAVKLTNPIHHAYYEATLVDDGFTHLVIQQGVFHWTVTGLSYALASIGLFMLFEQFAESDHDTRIVAALASLTAVPVVLDIAAYSIPELVNIIHAPFGVAAFALGTLFLYQEQFLAVHFSADVDDAVVFLDADDRIRDFNDAAARIVPGLADARGEPVEHVEPLADALGTERTVLDFRIDAETRHFLVTESDFSLGQTGDGRMLVLTDVSRIERQRRELKRHNDQLEDLAVGIRHELRNTLQIVAGNVEAAQQYVERDPETASRALSTAATTSQRMREIVDDLSMLAEYSQSVEETHPVRLREAAKAARQRADLDGLELRLESDDALEADERRFEELLHRAFVFADAIDSSSVTVSLADGELVLEADGDRPTGTSAETFFEFEESVPTAEAGMALPSFRALARAHGWEPVFDADYDDGVRIVVEGVVTCPQTAVAAGN; encoded by the coding sequence GTGACCGCTCTGTCGAGTCTTGTATATATCGTCGCGTTCGCGTTCACGTCGCTGGCGTGCTTCGCAAGCATTCTTCGGGCAAGGGAAATCGAAGACCGAGACACGCGGATCGGTATGATCGGACTGCTCGCGGGAAGCGGCGCGTGGGCCGGTTCGCACACGGCAGTGCTACTGGTTCCCGGCTTCCAGCTGAAAAACGTGGCCTACCTGATCGGACTCGTCTTCGGCTTCTCGACGGTCTGGGCGTGGCTGTACTTCGCGTCGGCGTACACGGGCCGGACGTACCACCGCGATCCGACGTTCCGACGCGCCGGCATCGCAACGTATCTCGCGGTCGTCGCGGTCAAACTCACCAACCCGATCCATCACGCGTACTACGAGGCGACGCTCGTCGACGACGGGTTCACTCACCTCGTGATCCAGCAGGGAGTCTTCCACTGGACGGTGACGGGGCTGTCCTACGCGCTGGCGTCGATCGGGCTGTTCATGCTCTTCGAGCAGTTCGCCGAGTCCGATCACGACACCCGGATAGTCGCCGCGCTGGCGTCGCTGACGGCTGTCCCGGTCGTGCTCGACATCGCGGCGTACTCGATCCCGGAACTCGTCAACATCATCCACGCACCGTTCGGCGTCGCCGCGTTCGCGCTGGGGACGCTCTTTCTGTATCAGGAGCAGTTCCTGGCGGTCCACTTCTCGGCCGATGTCGACGACGCCGTCGTCTTTCTGGACGCCGACGACCGGATCCGCGATTTCAACGACGCCGCGGCGCGGATCGTCCCCGGCCTCGCGGACGCGCGCGGCGAGCCGGTCGAGCACGTCGAACCGCTCGCGGACGCGCTCGGGACCGAGCGCACCGTCCTCGATTTCCGGATCGACGCCGAGACGCGTCACTTCCTGGTGACCGAGAGCGACTTTTCGCTCGGCCAGACCGGAGACGGGCGGATGCTCGTGTTGACCGACGTCTCCCGGATCGAACGCCAGCGCCGCGAGCTGAAACGTCACAACGACCAACTGGAGGACCTGGCGGTCGGTATCCGCCACGAGTTGCGCAACACCCTCCAGATCGTCGCCGGGAACGTCGAGGCCGCCCAGCAGTACGTCGAACGCGATCCCGAGACGGCCTCGCGCGCGCTCTCGACGGCCGCGACGACGAGCCAGCGAATGCGCGAGATCGTCGACGACCTGTCGATGCTGGCCGAATACAGCCAGTCCGTCGAGGAGACCCATCCGGTGAGACTGCGCGAGGCCGCGAAAGCGGCCCGGCAGCGGGCCGATCTCGACGGACTCGAGCTGCGGCTGGAGAGCGATGACGCCCTCGAGGCAGACGAGCGTCGCTTCGAGGAGCTGTTACACCGGGCCTTCGTCTTCGCCGACGCGATCGACAGCTCGTCGGTGACAGTCTCCCTTGCGGACGGCGAGCTGGTTCTGGAGGCAGACGGCGACCGTCCGACTGGGACCAGCGCGGAGACGTTTTTCGAGTTCGAGGAGTCGGTGCCGACCGCCGAAGCGGGGATGGCCCTGCCGAGTTTCCGGGCGCTCGCTCGCGCCCACGGCTGGGAGCCAGTCTTCGACGCCGACTACGACGACGGCGTCCGCATCGTCGTCGAGGGCGTCGTGACCTGTCCGCAGACGGCGGTCGCTGCGGGGAACTGA
- a CDS encoding MSCRAMM family adhesin SdrC produces MSDTQPCPIDGCDYRGTVKGLKGHLGAQPDHPNWNDLDDQVKADLQSGDGETSDEGHDQGETDPVEGGDDPSSDPDGSDDHPEQDGDQDEPPENDQNDHPDDTPSSPTMSDATDGSDQWSTVQTTDDASQDQPAQGTEESDSDLSGGIPIPVDTTTLFMLVGLILLGGLLLMYIRSGNDTHEPVEEAKDLDESNQQDAPEGGFSAPPLEGGE; encoded by the coding sequence ATGAGCGACACGCAACCCTGCCCGATCGACGGGTGCGACTACCGTGGCACAGTCAAGGGTCTCAAGGGCCATCTGGGGGCCCAGCCGGACCATCCGAACTGGAACGACCTCGACGACCAGGTCAAGGCCGACCTCCAATCAGGGGACGGCGAGACCTCAGACGAGGGTCACGACCAGGGCGAAACGGACCCCGTAGAGGGGGGCGACGACCCCAGTAGCGACCCCGACGGCTCCGACGACCACCCGGAACAGGATGGAGACCAGGACGAACCACCGGAAAATGACCAGAACGACCACCCCGACGACACCCCCTCTTCCCCTACGATGTCCGACGCAACTGACGGTAGTGACCAGTGGAGTACCGTACAGACCACCGACGACGCCTCTCAAGATCAACCTGCTCAAGGTACTGAAGAGTCCGATAGTGACCTTTCCGGAGGTATCCCGATCCCGGTTGACACGACTACCCTCTTCATGCTGGTCGGTCTGATCCTGCTTGGGGGGCTGCTGCTGATGTACATCCGGTCGGGCAACGACACTCACGAACCAGTCGAAGAGGCCAAAGACCTGGACGAGAGCAACCAGCAAGACGCTCCTGAAGGAGGATTCTCCGCACCTCCACTGGAGGGTGGTGAGTAA
- a CDS encoding RIO1 family regulatory kinase/ATPase — translation MAFRRLLRGQVDRERLESVARAVAERHGQSVDRIEVLDADNWLSTPFVLDDQYFVKVVSRQHSLVHALLTTGRNLGAFSSGTEGFFEHFSTPAEMADHELAAARKMHDLGINVPRPLEAFEHDGLGVVVMEYLPDFTTLDAAPVGDVRAHAASLFEWLTAMHEAGFAHGDLRAENVLLSRGELYFIDAAAVDERRIHDARAYDIACALAVLEPIIGASDAVAAAATVCDEETLLAAGDFLDFVSIRPDHRFDARAVHGELEKAATRGGKRGRSE, via the coding sequence ATGGCCTTTCGCCGGCTGTTGCGTGGACAGGTCGACCGCGAGCGACTGGAATCGGTCGCGCGGGCGGTCGCCGAGCGCCACGGACAGTCGGTCGACCGCATCGAAGTGCTGGACGCGGACAACTGGCTGTCGACGCCGTTCGTGCTCGACGACCAGTACTTCGTGAAGGTCGTCTCCCGCCAGCACTCGCTGGTGCACGCGCTGTTGACCACCGGTCGAAACCTCGGGGCGTTCTCGAGCGGCACCGAGGGCTTTTTCGAGCACTTCTCGACGCCGGCGGAGATGGCCGATCACGAACTGGCCGCGGCCCGGAAGATGCACGACCTCGGGATCAACGTTCCGCGGCCGCTCGAGGCGTTCGAACACGACGGACTGGGCGTGGTCGTCATGGAGTACCTCCCCGACTTTACGACGCTGGACGCCGCTCCCGTCGGGGACGTTCGCGCCCACGCGGCGTCGCTGTTCGAGTGGCTGACGGCGATGCACGAGGCCGGGTTCGCCCACGGCGACCTCCGGGCGGAGAACGTCCTCCTCTCGCGGGGCGAACTGTACTTCATCGACGCGGCGGCCGTCGACGAGCGCCGGATCCACGACGCCCGTGCCTACGACATCGCGTGTGCGCTGGCGGTGCTGGAACCGATCATCGGGGCGAGCGACGCCGTCGCCGCGGCGGCGACTGTCTGTGACGAGGAGACGCTGCTGGCCGCCGGCGACTTTCTCGATTTCGTCAGCATCCGGCCCGATCATCGCTTCGACGCCCGCGCCGTGCACGGGGAACTGGAAAAGGCAGCGACTCGCGGCGGGAAACGCGGCCGCTCGGAGTAA
- a CDS encoding replication-relaxation family protein: MKREDERIMEFLEEEGLSTASLISREVFESVSTGHVRERLHMLAGAELVDSLTRDRTHWELTQAGQWYLDGDLDAENQPRPRLGRVLRND; this comes from the coding sequence ATGAAGCGGGAAGACGAGCGGATCATGGAGTTTCTGGAAGAGGAAGGGCTCTCGACAGCGTCACTCATCTCTCGCGAGGTTTTTGAAAGCGTATCGACAGGGCACGTCCGCGAGCGGTTGCACATGCTCGCCGGCGCGGAGCTGGTCGACTCACTCACCCGCGATCGCACGCACTGGGAACTCACCCAGGCGGGCCAGTGGTATCTCGACGGCGACCTCGACGCGGAGAATCAGCCCCGGCCCCGACTGGGGCGGGTACTACGGAACGACTGA